A section of the Desulfuromonas sp. genome encodes:
- the argF gene encoding ornithine carbamoyltransferase yields the protein MKKDFLCLSDWSRAELDGIFALTRELKEKQKRGEPHRLLEGQTLGMLFEKSSTRTRVSFEVGMFQLGGHALFLSSSTTQMGRGEPVKDTGRVMSRYVDGIMIRTFSQEAVEELGRWSDIPIINGLTDMYHPCQVMADLFTVIEHKGAIEGLKYCWIGDGNNMANSWINAAAVFGFELRVATPKGYEPHPEVVARAKAAGASILYTDDPAQAAAGADVLNTDVWASMGQEQEQKEREKAFAGFQIDGGIVSAAAPGCIVLHCLPAHRGEEISNEVIEGPHSVVFDEAENRLHVQKAIMATLMGSRL from the coding sequence GTGAAAAAAGACTTCCTTTGCCTTTCCGACTGGAGCCGCGCCGAACTCGACGGCATCTTCGCCCTGACCCGCGAGCTGAAGGAGAAGCAGAAGCGCGGCGAGCCGCACCGCCTGCTCGAGGGCCAGACCCTGGGGATGCTCTTCGAGAAGAGCTCCACCCGCACCCGGGTCTCCTTCGAGGTGGGGATGTTCCAGCTCGGCGGCCACGCCCTGTTCCTCTCCTCGAGCACCACCCAGATGGGCCGCGGCGAGCCGGTCAAGGACACCGGCCGGGTCATGTCCCGCTACGTGGACGGCATCATGATCCGCACCTTCTCCCAGGAAGCGGTCGAGGAACTGGGGCGCTGGTCCGACATCCCGATCATCAACGGCCTCACCGACATGTACCACCCCTGCCAGGTCATGGCCGACCTCTTCACCGTCATCGAGCACAAGGGCGCCATCGAGGGGCTCAAGTACTGCTGGATCGGCGACGGCAACAACATGGCCAACAGCTGGATCAACGCCGCCGCGGTCTTCGGCTTCGAGCTGCGGGTGGCCACCCCGAAGGGCTACGAGCCCCACCCCGAGGTGGTCGCGCGGGCGAAGGCGGCCGGGGCCAGCATCCTCTACACCGACGACCCGGCGCAGGCCGCCGCCGGGGCCGACGTGCTCAACACCGACGTCTGGGCCAGCATGGGCCAGGAGCAGGAGCAGAAGGAGCGGGAGAAGGCCTTCGCCGGATTCCAGATCGACGGCGGGATCGTGTCCGCCGCCGCCCCCGGCTGCATCGTGCTGCACTGCCTGCCCGCCCACCGCGGCGAGGAGATCTCCAACGAGGTCATCGAAGGGCCCCACTCGGTCGTCTTCGACGAGGCGGAGAACCGGCTCCACGTGCAGAAGGCGATCATGGCGACGTTGATGGGGAGCCGGCTTTAA
- the argB gene encoding acetylglutamate kinase: MKELIEKANVLMEALPYIKRFSNKTIVIKYGGNAMVEERLKEGFAQDIILMKYIGLNPVVVHGGGPQIGRVLEAMGKETRFIQGMRVTDRETMDVVEMVLGGKVNKEIVGNINRHGGKAVGLSGKDGNLIQARKLAMTAVNPDTLTPEIIDIGMVGEVERVQPTIIEALEQSNFIPVIAPIGVGLEGETYNINADLVAGRVAGALRAEKLILLTDVEGVKDGNGRLISTIDVARVPDLINDGTISGGMIPKVNCCVDAVEEGVHKTHIIDGRMEHAVLLEIFTDKGIGTAIARFDQ; encoded by the coding sequence ATGAAAGAACTGATCGAAAAAGCCAACGTCCTGATGGAGGCGCTGCCCTACATCAAGCGCTTCTCCAACAAGACCATCGTCATCAAGTACGGCGGCAACGCCATGGTCGAAGAACGCCTCAAGGAGGGCTTCGCCCAGGACATCATCCTCATGAAATACATCGGCCTCAACCCGGTGGTGGTCCACGGCGGCGGCCCCCAGATCGGCAGGGTGCTGGAGGCGATGGGCAAGGAGACCCGCTTTATCCAGGGGATGCGGGTCACCGACAGGGAGACCATGGACGTGGTGGAGATGGTCCTCGGCGGCAAGGTCAACAAGGAGATCGTCGGCAACATCAACCGCCACGGCGGCAAGGCCGTCGGCCTCTCGGGCAAGGACGGAAACCTGATCCAGGCCCGCAAGCTGGCGATGACCGCGGTCAACCCCGACACCCTCACCCCCGAAATTATCGACATCGGCATGGTCGGCGAGGTCGAGCGGGTTCAGCCGACCATTATCGAGGCCCTTGAGCAAAGCAACTTCATCCCGGTCATCGCCCCGATCGGGGTCGGCCTCGAGGGGGAAACCTACAACATCAACGCCGACCTGGTCGCCGGGCGGGTCGCCGGGGCCCTGCGGGCCGAAAAACTGATCCTGCTCACCGACGTGGAGGGGGTCAAGGACGGCAACGGCCGGCTGATCTCCACCATCGACGTCGCCCGGGTGCCCGACCTGATCAACGACGGCACCATCTCCGGAGGCATGATTCCCAAGGTCAACTGCTGCGTCGACGCCGTGGAGGAGGGGGTCCACAAGACCCACATCATCGACGGCCGCATGGAGCACGCCGTGCTCCTGGAGATCTTCACCGACAAGGGGATCGGCACCGCCATCGCGAGGTTCGACCAATGA
- a CDS encoding acetylornithine transaminase, producing MSLSEEWIARGDRHVAKTYGRYPLVATRGDGCRLWDADGKEYLDFLAGVAVNNLGHCPPKVVTALQEQAAKLLHCSNYFHIPAQIELAELLCAHSFGDRVFFCNSGAEANEAAMKLARKHSREASGQDRFEVITALASFHGRTIGTISATGQEKVRSGFEPVVPGFKFVPFGDLQALRAAVGPNTCAVMLEPLQGEGGVNVPPPGYLAEVRRICDEFGLLLIFDEVQVGCGRTGRLFAYQYEGVEPDIMTLAKALAGGPPIGAMVAREKIAESLGPGTHGSTFGGNPLMAAAGVAAFRTILEDGVIENCVAMGDYLRERLEEFKGRYPIVTEIRGRGLILGMQLSVEGGEMVKEALRRGLLINCTVGNVLRFLPPLIVTRQEIDEAVDILDGILAEQ from the coding sequence ATGAGCCTGTCCGAAGAGTGGATCGCCCGGGGCGACAGGCACGTCGCCAAGACCTACGGCCGCTACCCCCTGGTGGCGACCCGCGGCGATGGCTGCCGCCTGTGGGACGCCGACGGCAAGGAGTACCTCGACTTCCTGGCCGGGGTGGCGGTGAACAACCTCGGCCACTGCCCCCCGAAGGTGGTGACGGCGCTGCAGGAGCAGGCCGCGAAGCTGCTGCACTGCTCTAACTACTTCCACATCCCGGCACAGATCGAGCTGGCCGAGCTGCTCTGCGCCCACTCCTTCGGCGACCGGGTCTTCTTCTGCAACTCGGGGGCCGAGGCCAACGAGGCGGCCATGAAGCTGGCGCGCAAGCACAGCAGGGAGGCCTCCGGACAGGACCGCTTCGAGGTCATCACCGCGCTCGCATCCTTCCACGGCCGCACCATCGGCACCATCAGCGCCACCGGCCAGGAGAAGGTCCGCAGCGGCTTCGAACCGGTCGTTCCCGGCTTCAAGTTCGTCCCCTTCGGCGACCTCCAGGCGCTGCGCGCCGCGGTCGGCCCCAACACCTGCGCCGTCATGCTCGAGCCGCTCCAGGGAGAAGGCGGGGTCAACGTCCCGCCGCCGGGATACCTGGCCGAGGTGCGCCGGATCTGCGACGAGTTCGGACTGCTGCTGATCTTCGACGAGGTGCAGGTGGGCTGCGGGAGGACCGGTCGGCTCTTCGCCTACCAGTACGAAGGTGTGGAACCCGACATCATGACCCTGGCCAAGGCCCTCGCCGGCGGCCCCCCCATCGGGGCCATGGTAGCCCGGGAGAAGATCGCCGAGAGCCTCGGCCCCGGCACCCACGGCTCCACCTTCGGCGGCAACCCGCTGATGGCCGCCGCCGGGGTCGCCGCCTTCCGGACCATTCTCGAGGACGGCGTCATCGAGAACTGCGTCGCCATGGGAGACTACCTGCGCGAACGTCTCGAAGAGTTCAAAGGGCGCTACCCCATTGTCACCGAGATCCGCGGCCGGGGGCTGATCCTCGGCATGCAGCTCTCCGTTGAGGGGGGCGAGATGGTCAAGGAGGCGCTGCGCCGCGGCCTGCTCATCAACTGCACCGTCGGCAACGTGCTGCGCTTCCTGCCGCCGCTGATCGTGACCCGGCAGGAGATCGACGAGGCGGTCGACATCCTCGACGGCATCCTCGCAGAACAATAA
- a CDS encoding RDD family protein, producing the protein MTLSCPHCGFSRDLAPGTVPPGTNRVTCPRCRQAFPFAGPAQPLPAPTPAPPPLSAEEQPKAGFWVRAVGAVVDSVIVTAVTLVTAILLGAIPTLTGVHLSTDGQGMFAFVVWIFGMVLDVAYFVFFTGYCGQTPGKMAVRIRVIRTDGADIGYGRAFLREVPGKFLSGILLGIGYLVVAFDSQKQGLHDKIADTYVVKL; encoded by the coding sequence ATGACCCTTTCCTGCCCCCATTGCGGGTTTTCCCGGGACCTCGCCCCGGGGACCGTCCCCCCCGGAACGAACCGGGTGACCTGCCCCAGGTGCCGGCAGGCCTTTCCCTTTGCCGGGCCGGCGCAGCCGCTGCCCGCCCCCACGCCGGCTCCGCCCCCCCTCTCCGCCGAGGAGCAGCCCAAGGCCGGCTTCTGGGTCCGGGCGGTGGGAGCCGTCGTCGACTCGGTGATCGTGACCGCCGTCACCCTGGTCACGGCGATCTTGCTGGGCGCGATCCCCACGCTCACCGGGGTCCATCTCTCCACCGACGGGCAGGGGATGTTCGCCTTCGTGGTCTGGATCTTCGGGATGGTCCTGGACGTCGCCTACTTCGTCTTCTTCACCGGATACTGCGGCCAGACCCCGGGCAAGATGGCGGTCCGGATCCGGGTCATCCGCACCGACGGCGCCGATATCGGCTACGGACGAGCCTTCCTGCGCGAGGTGCCGGGCAAGTTCCTCTCCGGCATCCTGCTCGGCATCGGCTATCTGGTGGTGGCCTTCGACTCCCAGAAACAGGGCCTGCACGACAAGATCGCAGACACCTATGTGGTTAAGCTGTAA
- the hslV gene encoding ATP-dependent protease subunit HslV: MFRGTTIVCVRKNGDVALAGDGQVTLGNTVMKHTARKIRRLHNDQVLAGFAGSTADAFTLFEKFDAKLQEYRGNLSRSAVELAKDWRTDRILRRLEALLIVADRQTTLVISGAGDVIEPDDGIAAIGSGGSFALAAARALQSHSELPPAEICEEAMKIAAGICIYTNDQILVEALS, translated from the coding sequence ATGTTTCGAGGGACAACAATCGTCTGCGTGAGGAAAAACGGCGACGTCGCCCTGGCCGGCGACGGCCAGGTGACCCTGGGCAACACGGTCATGAAGCACACCGCCCGCAAGATCCGCCGCCTTCACAACGACCAGGTCCTGGCCGGCTTCGCCGGCAGCACCGCCGACGCCTTCACCCTCTTCGAGAAGTTCGACGCCAAGCTCCAGGAGTACCGCGGCAACCTTTCCCGCTCAGCCGTGGAACTGGCCAAGGACTGGCGCACCGACCGCATCCTGCGCCGCCTCGAAGCCCTGCTTATCGTCGCCGATCGGCAGACCACCCTCGTCATTTCCGGGGCCGGCGATGTCATCGAGCCCGACGACGGCATCGCCGCCATCGGCTCGGGCGGCTCCTTCGCCCTGGCGGCTGCCCGTGCCCTGCAGTCCCACTCGGAGCTACCCCCCGCCGAAATCTGCGAGGAGGCGATGAAGATCGCCGCGGGCATCTGCATCTACACCAACGACCAGATTCTCGTGGAGGCCCTGTCATGA
- the argH gene encoding argininosuccinate lyase, with product MSDKPWAGRFTQPTDKFVEEFTASIDFDQRMYRYDIQGSIAHARMLARQGIIETAEADTIVEGLGAILAEIEAGSFEFSVSLEDIHMNIEARLIERIGTVGGKLHTARSRNDQVALDVRLYLRDELAEILEYLDKLQGSLLAQAEGNLAVIMPGYTHLQTAQPILFAHHMLAYYEMVKRDAGRMADVLKRLNVLPLGAGALAGTTFPIDREWVAAELGFDGVTRNSLDSVSDRDFALEFCAASSILMMHLSRLSEELILWSSADFAFVELTDAFCTGSSIMPQKKNPDVPELVRGKTGRVYGNLISLLTLMKALPLAYNKDMQEDKEPLFDTVDTVKGSLKIFADMIAEMKVQAENMRVAAARGF from the coding sequence ATGAGCGACAAACCCTGGGCAGGCCGCTTCACCCAGCCCACCGACAAGTTCGTCGAGGAGTTCACCGCCTCCATCGACTTCGACCAGCGCATGTACCGCTACGACATCCAGGGCTCGATCGCCCACGCGCGGATGCTAGCCCGGCAGGGGATCATCGAGACCGCCGAGGCCGACACCATCGTCGAAGGCCTCGGGGCGATCCTCGCCGAGATCGAGGCGGGCAGCTTCGAATTCTCCGTCAGCCTCGAAGACATCCACATGAACATCGAGGCGCGCCTCATCGAGCGCATCGGCACGGTCGGGGGCAAGCTGCACACAGCCCGCTCCCGCAATGACCAGGTCGCCCTCGACGTGCGCCTCTACCTGCGCGACGAGCTGGCCGAGATCCTCGAATACCTCGACAAGCTGCAGGGCTCCCTCCTCGCACAGGCCGAGGGGAACCTCGCGGTGATCATGCCCGGCTACACCCACCTGCAGACCGCCCAGCCGATCCTCTTCGCCCACCACATGCTCGCCTACTACGAGATGGTGAAAAGGGACGCCGGGCGCATGGCCGACGTGCTGAAGCGCCTCAACGTCCTGCCCCTCGGGGCCGGGGCCCTGGCCGGCACCACCTTCCCCATCGACCGGGAATGGGTCGCCGCCGAGCTCGGCTTCGACGGGGTCACGCGCAACAGCCTCGACTCGGTCTCCGACCGCGACTTCGCCCTCGAGTTCTGCGCCGCCTCCTCCATCCTCATGATGCACCTCTCGCGCCTCTCCGAAGAGCTCATCCTGTGGTCGAGCGCCGACTTCGCCTTCGTCGAACTGACCGACGCCTTCTGCACCGGCAGCTCCATCATGCCTCAGAAGAAGAACCCCGACGTGCCGGAGCTGGTGCGGGGCAAGACCGGCCGGGTCTACGGCAACCTGATCAGCCTTCTGACCCTGATGAAGGCCCTGCCGCTTGCCTACAACAAGGACATGCAGGAAGACAAGGAGCCGCTCTTCGACACGGTCGACACGGTCAAGGGCTCGCTCAAGATCTTCGCCGACATGATCGCCGAGATGAAGGTCCAGGCTGAGAACATGCGGGTGGCCGCCGCCCGCGGCTTCT
- a CDS encoding argininosuccinate synthase, whose translation MKKAVLAYSGGLDTSIILKWLVEEYGCEVIAFSADLGQGEELDHIPEKAKKTGASKCYIEDLREEFVRDFVFPMFRANAIYEGRYFLGTSIARPLIAKKQMEIAAAEGADAVSHGATGKGNDQVRFELGYYHFDPAVKVIAPWREWDLNSRTALEEYAKKHGIPVPTSKKNPWSSDRNLLHISFEGDVLEDPWAEAPEHMYVLSVAPEEAPDTPEYVEIEFKNGDPIAVNGEQLSPADLLFKLNELGGKHGIGRVDLMENRYVGMKSRGVYETPGGTILEEAHRGVESITMDREVMHLRDSLIPRYAEMVYNGYWFAPEREALQALIDDTQKTVNGKARVKLYKGHCRVVGRQSETDSLFNVEFATFEADEVYNQADAEGFIKINSLRLRIRSMMQKNR comes from the coding sequence ATCAAAAAAGCGGTTCTCGCCTATTCGGGCGGACTCGACACCTCCATCATCCTCAAATGGCTGGTCGAGGAGTACGGATGCGAAGTCATCGCCTTCAGCGCCGATCTCGGCCAGGGCGAGGAACTCGACCACATCCCCGAGAAGGCGAAGAAGACCGGCGCCAGCAAGTGCTATATCGAAGACCTCCGCGAGGAGTTCGTGCGCGACTTCGTCTTCCCCATGTTCCGCGCCAACGCCATCTACGAGGGGCGCTACTTCCTCGGCACCAGCATCGCCCGGCCGCTGATCGCCAAGAAGCAGATGGAGATCGCCGCCGCCGAAGGGGCCGACGCCGTCAGCCACGGGGCCACCGGCAAGGGCAACGACCAGGTGCGCTTCGAACTCGGTTACTACCACTTCGACCCGGCGGTCAAGGTCATCGCCCCCTGGCGCGAGTGGGATCTGAACAGCCGCACCGCCCTGGAGGAGTACGCCAAGAAGCACGGCATCCCGGTGCCGACCAGCAAAAAGAACCCCTGGAGCTCCGACCGCAACCTGCTGCATATCAGCTTCGAGGGAGACGTGCTGGAAGATCCTTGGGCCGAGGCCCCCGAGCACATGTACGTACTCAGCGTCGCCCCGGAAGAGGCGCCCGACACCCCCGAGTACGTGGAGATCGAGTTCAAGAACGGCGACCCGATCGCCGTCAACGGCGAGCAGCTCTCCCCGGCAGACCTGCTGTTCAAGCTGAACGAGTTGGGCGGCAAGCACGGCATCGGCCGCGTCGACCTGATGGAGAACCGCTACGTCGGCATGAAGAGCCGCGGCGTCTACGAGACCCCCGGCGGCACAATCCTCGAGGAGGCCCACCGCGGCGTCGAGTCGATCACCATGGACCGCGAGGTCATGCACCTGCGCGACTCCCTGATCCCCCGCTACGCCGAGATGGTCTACAACGGCTACTGGTTCGCTCCCGAGCGCGAAGCCCTTCAGGCACTGATCGACGACACCCAGAAGACCGTCAACGGCAAGGCCCGGGTCAAGCTGTACAAAGGGCATTGCCGGGTCGTCGGTCGCCAGAGCGAGACCGACAGCCTGTTCAACGTCGAATTCGCCACCTTCGAGGCGGACGAGGTCTACAACCAGGCCGACGCCGAGGGCTTCATCAAAATCAACTCCCTGCGACTGCGCATCCGCAGCATGATGCAAAAAAACAGGTAA
- a CDS encoding lipoprotein translates to MPKHFTKSLILVALLLLLATLSGCGRKGPLRPLGKPMPAAPPDLVLHQQGGRMLIEWTIPTRNQDGSELKNLEGFRVYRMDYDPAEDCPECRDTSILLQIVDLDYLLEADRSDDRLSIVDYEVEPATGYRYRVAPYTGSGRVGASASARRPFLPPPPAPGRVAGEGLDRLVRLSWEKPLPGPPLAELVGYHVYRRAPGAPFPPRPINIEPAAEPRYEDFEVQNDQPYRYGVRALYSIGGLRVESIAVEIGEIVPREGQ, encoded by the coding sequence ATGCCAAAGCACTTTACAAAGAGCCTGATCCTCGTCGCCCTCCTGCTCCTTCTCGCCACCCTGTCCGGCTGCGGGCGCAAGGGGCCCCTGCGCCCGCTCGGCAAGCCCATGCCTGCGGCTCCCCCAGACCTGGTGCTGCACCAGCAGGGGGGACGCATGCTCATCGAGTGGACCATTCCCACCCGCAACCAGGACGGCTCCGAACTCAAGAACCTGGAGGGGTTCCGGGTCTACCGCATGGACTACGACCCGGCCGAGGACTGCCCCGAGTGCCGCGACACCTCGATCCTGCTGCAGATCGTCGACCTCGACTACCTGCTCGAGGCCGACCGCTCCGACGACCGGCTGAGCATCGTCGACTATGAAGTGGAGCCGGCCACCGGCTACCGCTACCGGGTCGCGCCCTACACCGGCTCGGGCCGTGTCGGGGCCTCGGCCTCGGCCCGCCGCCCCTTTCTTCCCCCGCCCCCCGCCCCGGGCCGGGTCGCGGGCGAGGGCCTCGACCGCCTGGTTCGTCTCTCCTGGGAAAAACCGCTGCCGGGTCCGCCCCTGGCCGAGCTGGTCGGCTACCACGTCTACCGGCGCGCACCAGGCGCCCCCTTCCCCCCCCGGCCCATCAACATCGAGCCCGCGGCCGAACCCCGCTACGAGGACTTCGAGGTCCAAAACGATCAACCCTACCGCTACGGGGTGCGGGCCCTCTATTCCATCGGGGGGTTGCGGGTCGAAAGCATCGCCGTCGAAATCGGCGAAATCGTCCCTCGCGAGGGCCAGTAG
- a CDS encoding NUDIX hydrolase, which produces MDFKKQPHIKTSVVACIVDAQERIVLTRRCIHPFCGQWVMPGGRIDPGEPILQALHREVLEEVGIEVHVEGFIDVFEHVSVGADNDHFIILYYRASPLSRDLVPDGQECTEARWVPKDRLLSYDLPAGTRHILSKVFPDLGWSNGAPPARSAEGEVPGGFDSSRV; this is translated from the coding sequence ATGGACTTCAAGAAACAACCCCACATCAAGACCTCGGTGGTCGCCTGCATCGTCGACGCGCAGGAGCGCATCGTCCTCACCCGGCGCTGCATCCACCCCTTCTGCGGCCAGTGGGTCATGCCGGGGGGCCGGATCGACCCGGGCGAGCCGATTCTGCAGGCCCTCCACCGCGAGGTGCTCGAGGAGGTGGGGATCGAGGTCCACGTCGAGGGGTTCATCGACGTCTTCGAGCACGTCAGCGTCGGGGCCGACAACGACCACTTCATCATCCTCTACTACCGCGCCTCCCCCCTGAGCCGGGACCTCGTCCCCGACGGGCAGGAGTGCACCGAGGCCCGATGGGTGCCCAAGGACCGGCTCCTCTCCTACGACCTGCCCGCCGGCACCCGCCACATCCTCTCCAAGGTCTTTCCCGACCTGGGCTGGAGCAACGGCGCGCCGCCGGCGCGCAGCGCCGAGGGCGAAGTGCCGGGCGGCTTCGACTCGTCCCGGGTCTGA
- the hslU gene encoding ATP-dependent protease ATPase subunit HslU, protein MTNFTPREIVSELDRYIIGQKEGKRAVAVALRNRWRRQQVPPELRDEIAPKNIIMIGPTGVGKTEIARRLAKLAQAPFIKVEASKFTEVGYVGRDVESMVRDLLELAIIMVKEEEAQKVRVKAEDHAEERLLDLLLPGEASSGEGREATRDKLRKLLRLGSLDDRYVEVETEESVAPPMQIFGPQGGEDMGSGIKEMFGNLFPKKTKRRRMKVADARLMLVETEAEKLVDMDKVHTLARERTEQSGIIFIDEIDKIASREGGRGPEVSREGVQRDILPIVEGSTVNTKYGPVKTDHILFIAAGAFHVAKPSDLIPELQGRFPIRVELKSLGEEEFVRILTEPKNALLRQYTALLETEEIDLVFRDDAVREIARTATSVNDRTENIGARRLHTIMEKLLEDLSFEAPEIREQSIDIDADYVRERLSEIVQDEDLSRYIL, encoded by the coding sequence ATGACCAATTTCACCCCCCGCGAGATCGTCTCCGAACTGGACCGCTACATCATCGGCCAGAAGGAGGGAAAGCGGGCCGTTGCAGTGGCCCTGCGCAACCGCTGGCGTCGCCAGCAGGTCCCCCCTGAACTGCGCGACGAGATCGCCCCAAAAAACATCATCATGATCGGCCCCACCGGGGTCGGCAAGACCGAGATCGCCCGGCGCCTGGCCAAGCTCGCACAGGCCCCCTTCATCAAGGTGGAAGCGAGCAAGTTCACCGAGGTCGGTTACGTCGGCCGGGATGTGGAGAGCATGGTCCGCGACCTGCTCGAACTGGCCATCATCATGGTCAAGGAGGAGGAGGCCCAGAAGGTCCGGGTCAAGGCCGAGGACCATGCCGAGGAGCGCCTGCTCGACCTGTTGCTGCCGGGGGAGGCCTCCAGCGGAGAGGGCCGCGAGGCGACCCGCGACAAGCTGCGCAAGCTGCTGCGCCTTGGCTCCCTTGACGACCGCTATGTCGAGGTGGAGACCGAGGAGAGCGTAGCCCCGCCGATGCAGATCTTCGGCCCCCAGGGCGGCGAGGACATGGGCTCCGGGATCAAGGAGATGTTCGGCAACCTCTTTCCCAAGAAGACCAAGCGGCGGCGCATGAAGGTGGCCGACGCCCGCCTGATGCTCGTCGAGACCGAGGCCGAAAAGCTGGTGGACATGGACAAGGTCCACACCCTGGCCCGGGAGCGCACCGAGCAGAGCGGCATCATCTTCATCGACGAGATCGACAAGATCGCCAGCCGCGAGGGGGGCCGCGGCCCCGAGGTCTCCCGCGAGGGGGTGCAGCGGGACATCCTGCCCATCGTCGAGGGGAGCACCGTCAACACCAAGTACGGGCCGGTCAAGACCGACCACATCCTGTTCATCGCCGCCGGGGCCTTCCACGTCGCCAAGCCGAGCGACCTGATCCCCGAACTGCAGGGGCGCTTCCCGATCCGGGTGGAACTCAAGAGCCTGGGCGAAGAGGAGTTCGTGCGCATCCTCACCGAGCCGAAAAACGCCCTGCTCCGCCAGTACACCGCCCTGCTGGAGACCGAGGAGATCGATCTGGTCTTCCGCGACGACGCGGTGCGCGAGATCGCCCGCACCGCCACCTCCGTCAACGACCGCACCGAGAACATCGGGGCGCGGCGCCTGCACACCATCATGGAGAAGCTCCTCGAGGACCTCTCCTTCGAAGCCCCGGAGATCCGGGAGCAGAGCATCGACATCGACGCCGATTACGTGCGCGAACGCCTCTCGGAAATCGTCCAGGACGAGGATCTGTCGCGGTACATCCTTTAA